A genomic region of Papaver somniferum cultivar HN1 chromosome 7, ASM357369v1, whole genome shotgun sequence contains the following coding sequences:
- the LOC113294826 gene encoding uncharacterized protein LOC113294826 — translation MREDLDQTLSEEILKEMAELRKMMTTRRNGRRRQLEEAVEQAGKTPCTRKIEMEMIPHKYNLPVFTSIFDGSACVIQHVKAYTRSLLQWEKNDVVMCKYFDTSLAGEAMKWFEGLPVETIGSFHHLHNVLLGKYISNNMSRPGIETTFGLRRRINESLSHLTTRWRTMCSKMARRVDERYLILAFINAIFPTDLLYTQIFRIKDTITMSELREFQEEYIALEEKQRDMESYPIAVPDAKSENASLLPRMTNAVASTSQGNQRNNIAEMEQKLIAMVSADQEEFDREYKEKQLQNRGGNNKIQRMDNTPEGYGGQQPYYNKRQGTGRIVWEQINLPKLNTTVDKVWEAVILMEEIPEPHNVGDEPPPGRRIKEFCIFSFSAEETAGEGESHECPLVVKLGINPKAKVEDDEEYEANTWAINRILIDTGSSIDILFYHTYKTMGGRDDELIPSTYKIYGFNGTSNKPKGEVTMRILLQNLPTKTVFCVVDVESPYNAMIGRRWCWHIRGDTVESRSCQEIDFDKCEEREGKQRNWKKHAADSQRAKRLMVDLVSKVGKTNKQDIKAESSAYSGAKRARKITSTEGGRIQRQKLCSQEKTEMCNDSRAEEVAEIMRNNTLKSICELKEIQKCKGQIRSMKNAHVFLYEK, via the exons atgcgaGAAGATTTAGATCAAACCTTAAGTGAAGAAATTCTGAAAGAAATGGCAGAATTAAGAAAAATGATGACTACGCGAAGAAATGGTAGAAGAAGACAATTAGAAGAAGCAGTAGAGCAAGCTGGGAAAACACCTTGTACAAGGAAAATTGAAATGGAAATGATACCACATAAATACAATTTACCAGTGTTCACTAGTATATTTGACGGAAGTGCATGTGTAATACAGCATGTCAAAGCTTATACCCGATCTCTACTACAGTGGGAAAAGAATGATGTAGTAATGTGCAAATATTTTGATACGAGCTTAGCAGGGGAAGCTATGAAATGGTTTGAAGGGTTACCTGTAGAAACCATTGGATCATTTCACCACTTACATAACGTCTTGTTAGGAAAATATATCAGcaataatatgtcaagaccagGAATTGAGACGACATTTGGACTTCGCAGAAGAATAAATGAGAGTTTGAGTCATTTGACTACACGTTGGAGGACCATGTGTAGTAAGATGGCAAGACGAGTGGATGAGCGATACCTTATTCTAGCCTTTATCAATGCTATCTTCCCTACAGATTTATTATATACACAAATCTTCAGGATAAAAGACACAATAACAATGTCAGAAttgcgcgaatttcaagaagagtATATAGCACTCGAAGAGAAGCAAAGAGATATGGAGTCCTACCCAATTGCAGTACCTGATGCGAAGAGTGAGAATGCAAGTTTACTTCCAAGAATGACTAATGCTGTTGCCAGTACTTCGCAGGGAAATCAAAGAAATAACATTGCAGAGATGGAACAAAAGCTGATAGCCATGGTTAGTGCAGATCAAGAGGAATTCGACAGAGAATATAAAGAAAAACAACTTCAAAATCGCGGAGGTAATAATAAAATTCAAAGAATGGACAATACACCAGAAGGTTATGGAGGtcaacaaccatattataataaGAGACAAGGAACCGGAAGGATAGTATGGGAACAGATAAACTTGCCAAAGTTGAACACTACTGTAGATAAAGTATGGGAAGCTGTaatcctaatggaagaaatcCCTGAGCCACATAATGTAGGAGATGAACCACCTCCAGGAAGGAGGAttaaagaattttgt ATTTTCTCATTTAGTGCAGAAGAAACAGCAGGAGAAGGAGAATCGCATGAATGTCCATTGGTAGTGAAGTTAGGAATTAATCCGAAAGCGaaagtagaagatgatgaagagtaTGAAGCAAATACTTGGGCGATAAATAGAATACTCATAGACACTGGAAGCTCTATTGATATTCTTTTTTATCATACATACAagaccatgggtggaagagatgacgaATTAATTCCTTCAACATATAAAATCTATGGCTTCAATGGAACATCGAACAAACCGAAAGGAGAAGTGACAATGCGAATTCTTCTTCAGAATTTACCAACAAAAACTGTATTCTGTGTTGTAGATGTCGAATCACCTTATAATGCTATGATTGGAAGGCGATG GTGTTGGCATATAAGAGGAGATACGGTTGAAAGTAGAAGTTGTCAAGAAATTGATTTTGATAAGTGCGAAGAAAGAGAAGGTAAGCAAAGAAATTGGAAAAAGCATGCTGCAGATAGTCAAAGAGCTAAAAGATTAATGGTGGATTTAGTGTCTAAAGTTGGAAAAACAAATAAACAGGATATTAAGGCAGAATCTTCTGCGTATAGTGGTGCGAAGCGAGCCAGAAAAATCACTTCTACAGAAGGCGGAAGAATTCAGAGGCAGAAGTTGTGTTCTCAAGAGAAAACTGAAATGTGCAATGATTCTCGCGCAGAAGAAGTTGCAGAAATTATGAGAAATAATACTCTGAAAAGCATCTGCGAGCTTAAGGAGATACAAAAATGCAAGGGACAAATACGTAGTATGAAGAATGCACATGTTTTTCTTTATGAGAAATAA